In the genome of Synechococcus sp. CB0101, the window GTCGAAAGCCACGCCCAAAGGAGCGGTGGCCAAGTTCGCCAGCGGCGGCAAACCATCAGCCAAGAAGGATCTGGGCCTGATGGCGATGACCTACGGCCACGTGTATGTGGCCAGCGTGGCGATGGGAGCGCGCGATGAACACACGCTGCGCTGCTTTTTAGAAGCCGAGGCCTATCCGGGGCCTTCCTTGATCGTGGCCTATTCCCACTGCATCGCCCACGGCATCGACATGGCCAAGGGCATGGCGCAGCAACAGCAGGCGGTAGATGCAGGGCGCTGGCTGCTCTACCGCCACGACCCGCGTCGCCTGGAGCAAGGGCTGCCCCCACTACAGCTCGATTGCCGCAGCCCCCACCTGCCGCTGGACGAAGCGATGGCGAGCGAGAACCGCTTTCGCATGCTGCGTTACAGCCATCCGGAACAGGCCCGCGCCCTCACCCAGGAAGCCCAACATGAGCTCAAGGAGCGCTGGCAGCGCTATCAGCGCCTGGCCCAACCCAGCGAGCCAGCCCCATGACGATCTCACTAGCCACCACGTATCTCGGGCTGGAGCTGCCCTCCCCGCTGGTGGTGGGTGCCGCGGCACCGCTGAGCACGGATCTGCAGCGCCTGCAGCAACTGGAACAGGAGGGAGCAGGGGCCGTGGTGCTGCATTCGCTCTTCCTCGAGCAGATCGAACGCGACTGGCAGGAGTGGATTCACCACCAGGAGCACAACAGCGAGAGCCATCCCGAGGCACTCAACTACCGACCGGCCAGTGATCCGCTGCATCTGGGCCTGGAGGGCTACCTGGAGGAGATCCGCCGCAGCCGAGAGGTGCTGCAGATCCCTGTGATCGCCAGTCTCAACGGCAGCCACGGCGGGGACTGGAGCGAGGCGGCTCGAGCCATTGAGCAGGCCGGAGCCCAGGCGATCGAGCTGAACCTGTATTCCGTGCCGTGCGACATCAACCGCAGTGGTGCTGAGCTGGAAGCGGAGCAGCTGGCCATCGTGCGCGAGGTGTGCAGCGCTGTGACGGTGCCAGTCGCTGTGAAGCTCAGCCCCTTCTACACATCGCTGGCGGCAATGGCGGCGGGCTTCCAGGAGGCTGGCGCCAGTGGCCTGGTGCTGTTCAACCGCTTCCTGCAACCCCAGGTGGACATCGACAGCCTCTGCACCGATGTGCACATGCAGCTGAGCCATACGGATGAGCAACGCCTACCGCTGCGCTGGATCGGGTTGCTGTCGGGACGGGTTGACCTGGAGCTGGCGGCCAGCACCGGCATCGCCAGCGGCCACGACGTGGTGCGGATGCTGATGGTGGGTGCTCAGATCACCCAAGTGGTGGGCGCCTTACTGCGCCATGGCCCAGGTCAGCTGGCCCGGATGCGCAGCGAGCTGATCCAGTGGCTTGAAGAGATCGAGATCACCGACCTCAACAGCCTGCGCGGCAGCTTGAACCAGCAGCGCTGCCCCAACCCTGAAGCCTTCGAACGAGCCCAATATCTGAGAGCTCTCAGCAGCTATCCATGAGCGAAGCCCAAGCACTGCTGGAGCAGATTCGCGGCGGCATCAGCCGGCCCTGGACGCTGATGGAGGTGTGCGGCGGCCAGACCCACTCGTTACTACGCCATGGCATCGACCAGCTGTTGCCACCAGAGATCCAACTGATTCATGGGCCGGGGTGCCCGGTGTGCGTGACCGCCACAACCCGGATCGATCAGGCCATGGCCCTGGCCAAAAAACCCGGGGTGATCCTTTGCTCCTATGGCGACATGCTGCGAGTGCCGGGCAGCGACGGACGGGATCTGCTCAGCCTGCGGGCAAAGGGCGCCGATGTGCGCGTGATCTACGCACCGCTGGATGTGCTGAAGCTGGCCCGCGATCACCCCGAACGGCCGGTGGTGTTCTTTGCGGTGGGCTTTGAAACCACCGCACCCGCCACAGCCCTGCTCGCTCAGCAAGCGCTGGCGGAGGGCATCTCCAACCTGCAGCTCCTGGTGGCCCACGTGCGGGTAGCGCCCGTGCTCGATCAACTGCTCAGCGATCCGGGCTGCGCGGTGCAGGGGGTGCTGGCGGCAGGGCATGTGTGCACGGTGATGGGTGAAGCGGAGCTCCAGTCGCTGGTGGCGCGCCATCAACGACCCATCGTGATCACGGGCTTCAGCGCCGAAGAGTTGCTGCTGGGGATCTGGCGCTGCGTGCAACAACTGGAGGAAGGTGTGCATCGGCTCGAAAACGCCTATGCCAAGGCAGTCGCCAGCGGCGGCAACCGCGGCGCCCAGGCACTGCTGGAAGAGGTGTTTGAACCGGTGGACACCACCTGGCGAGGGCTGGGAACGATCCCAGCGGGGGGCTACAGGCTGCGGGCGCCGTTTGATGTGCTCGGCCCACCGACATGCCGCCAGAACACAGCAATCGGCAGCTGCACTGTGAGCAACAACGAAGCGAACTGCCCCAGTGGGCTGGTGTTGCAGGGGTTGCTGCGGCCCCATCAATGCCCCAGCTTCGGAACAGCCTGCACACCCGATGCCCCCCTGGGTGCACCGATGGTGTCGAGCGAGGGAGCCTGCGCGGCTTACTACCGCTACCACCGCTGAGGCATGCAACACGCTGATGCCACCATCCAATTGGCCCATGGCGGCGGCGGCCGGCTCAGCCAACAGCTGATCCACGACGTGCTGTTGCCGGCCTTCGGACCAGCCGATGGCGTGCTGCACGATGCAGCGCTGCTGCCAAGCCCGGGCCAAACCCTCGCCTTCACCACCGACTCCTATGTGGTGCGGCCGCTGTTTTTTCCCGGCGGAGACATTGGCCGGATGGCCGTCATCGGCAGCGTGAATGATCTAGCGATGGCCGGAGCGAGGCCAGTCGCCCTCAGCTTGGGACTGATCCTCGAGGAGGGCCTACCGATGGGCACCTTGAAGCGGGTGGTGGACTCCATCCGCGAGGCAGCTGAGCAATGCGGGGTGGCAGTGCTCACCGGCGACACCAAAGTGGTGGAGCGAGGCAAAGGCGATGGCGTGTTCGTGAACACCAGCGCCATCGGCGTTGTGGAACACGGGCTCACCATCCACCCCAGCTCCGTACAACCAGGCGACGCCGTGCTGGTGAGCGGTGACCTCGGCCGCCATGGCACGGCCATCCTGATCGCGCGCGAGGAGCTGGGCTTCCGCAGCACGCTGGAGAGCGACCTAGCTCCCTTGCACAGCTGCGTGCTGGAGCTCATCGCAGCGGGAGTGGAGCTTCACTGCCTGCGAGACCTCACCCGCGGTGGCCTGGCAAGTGGACTCGATGAAATTGCACGCGGTGCTAGCTGCACGATCGAGGTGAACGAAGAAGCGATCCCATTCGATCCGGCGGTAGACAGTGCCTGTGAACTGCTGGGGCTCGATCCCCTCGCCATGGCCAATGAAGGGCGAATGGTGGTGATCTGCCCGGCGGCCTCTGCGGAACTGGCCCTGCGGCACATGCGCTGTGATCACCCCAACGCCTGCCAGATCGGCACGGTGCAGGAATCACGGGAGGCACACTCACGGCATCCGGTACACCTACGCAATCGGTTCGGAGTGTTGCGCCCGCTGGAACTCGGTCGCGGTGAACAGTTGCCGCGCATTTGTTGAACACAGCTGCAGCGCAACGCCGAGCGGGCGAACCATCCATAGCGTTTGAGGATCTCCCGATCAGACGCCGTGATGAAAAAGCAGCACGCGCACACACTGGAAGCTGTATTTCACCATCCGCTGCGGCATGACCTGCGCATGAGTGATGTCGAAACGATGCTGGTGGATCTAGAGGCTCACGTTGAACACTTGTCGGATCACCGACTGAAGCTGCAACTGGCCAGTGGTGAAACCATGGTGTTGCATGCAGCAGCAGGGCAGCACCATCCCTTACTTGATGCAGATGGAGTGTTGCGGCTACGCCGATTTCTGGAGGAGGCAGG includes:
- a CDS encoding dihydroorotate dehydrogenase-like protein, translated to MTISLATTYLGLELPSPLVVGAAAPLSTDLQRLQQLEQEGAGAVVLHSLFLEQIERDWQEWIHHQEHNSESHPEALNYRPASDPLHLGLEGYLEEIRRSREVLQIPVIASLNGSHGGDWSEAARAIEQAGAQAIELNLYSVPCDINRSGAELEAEQLAIVREVCSAVTVPVAVKLSPFYTSLAAMAAGFQEAGASGLVLFNRFLQPQVDIDSLCTDVHMQLSHTDEQRLPLRWIGLLSGRVDLELAASTGIASGHDVVRMLMVGAQITQVVGALLRHGPGQLARMRSELIQWLEEIEITDLNSLRGSLNQQRCPNPEAFERAQYLRALSSYP
- the hypD gene encoding hydrogenase formation protein HypD yields the protein MSEAQALLEQIRGGISRPWTLMEVCGGQTHSLLRHGIDQLLPPEIQLIHGPGCPVCVTATTRIDQAMALAKKPGVILCSYGDMLRVPGSDGRDLLSLRAKGADVRVIYAPLDVLKLARDHPERPVVFFAVGFETTAPATALLAQQALAEGISNLQLLVAHVRVAPVLDQLLSDPGCAVQGVLAAGHVCTVMGEAELQSLVARHQRPIVITGFSAEELLLGIWRCVQQLEEGVHRLENAYAKAVASGGNRGAQALLEEVFEPVDTTWRGLGTIPAGGYRLRAPFDVLGPPTCRQNTAIGSCTVSNNEANCPSGLVLQGLLRPHQCPSFGTACTPDAPLGAPMVSSEGACAAYYRYHR
- the hypE gene encoding hydrogenase expression/formation protein HypE, encoding MQHADATIQLAHGGGGRLSQQLIHDVLLPAFGPADGVLHDAALLPSPGQTLAFTTDSYVVRPLFFPGGDIGRMAVIGSVNDLAMAGARPVALSLGLILEEGLPMGTLKRVVDSIREAAEQCGVAVLTGDTKVVERGKGDGVFVNTSAIGVVEHGLTIHPSSVQPGDAVLVSGDLGRHGTAILIAREELGFRSTLESDLAPLHSCVLELIAAGVELHCLRDLTRGGLASGLDEIARGASCTIEVNEEAIPFDPAVDSACELLGLDPLAMANEGRMVVICPAASAELALRHMRCDHPNACQIGTVQESREAHSRHPVHLRNRFGVLRPLELGRGEQLPRIC